One genomic region from Nymphaea colorata isolate Beijing-Zhang1983 chromosome 10, ASM883128v2, whole genome shotgun sequence encodes:
- the LOC116262249 gene encoding mediator of RNA polymerase II transcription subunit 15a-like isoform X3, which produces MDGNSWRPAQGDPGMASSDWRSELSAESRQRIVNKIMETLKKHLPISGPEGVAELNKIAVRFEEKIYTAATSQPDYLRKISLKMLTMESKSTTANPLASNSAVGNQNPQDPAVNSMQQVRNQGQPLPLASQSQARQQILAQNLQNSVAPGTVQSTSNLPPTLSSMSSISQAGLSSVVSQSSTVQSISGISQNAVNNSLGQVNPHNMFSNSQRQLQARQLSQQVAPQQQQQQPQGQQHLLYQQHLQQQLIKQKLQQGNMQPSLLQQSQIQQQQSLLQPNQLQPSQQSHMQTSQQPSLQPSQSAIQQQQTSQMQAVQQSSLQQSQQSSLQQSVPSVLQAQQHQHSVLRQQQQQHQQQQQQQQQQQQQLQQSVVQPQPSMTIQQQPQISQAPMMSSQQQQQLMSHQTNSSGIQQNQILGQQNIVPDIQQQQQQQRLLAQQNLSSMHQQQQMLGPQSSIPSMHQQPQQLSQQSSLSGMQQSQSLLSQQSNVSSLQQHSHSIHQLLQAKSSIQHQQPQQASSLLMQQQSQQPHSQPSPQQLMPHIQSQAAQQQIALQQQASSLQRELQQRIQTGGLLQPQSAVEQQKPSFQPQRGIPETSSPSIESTAQSAHPAAGDWQEEIYQKLKSLKDMYYNELNELYQKLTIKCQQQEALVQTQAQSDQLDKLRNYRNALKNSLFYLVMPKNNIPLNLKDRMEMFEKQLLQFLNLFKNRKVPPPHQHGQQLQQQSGGQSLSVQQQQQQTQISQIQQHESHTNQLQPVNVQNTATTMQTSAVSPVTTIQHGAVPLGQHVGVPTSHNLRNVMQPASNLDSAQANNLGSLQQGAMSALPHGGVGTMQPTMISAPQQTSTTSLPQSGLNTLQQSSVNTIQSNASMLQHQQQLKQLQQRQLHLIQQQHKQQMIQQPQLAPQYQQQQLPLHQKQQQAAQLQAHQMPQLHQLSDMNELKMKPAVGIKPGLFQPHNSIGQRPVHQQLKSGSSFPVSSPQLATSPQILQHSSPQIDQQSLLGAAALPKIGTPLQPANSPFIVPSPSTPITPSPLPGDSEKPGASPLSKTGNIVSQQSTVPLAQAQSLAIGTPGLSASPLLAEFTIPDGNQGNAAALGSSSKSSTSERPFDRLIKANHGF; this is translated from the exons ATGGACGGGAATAGCTGGAGGCCGGCTCAAGGGGATCCAGGGATGGCGTCAAGTGATTGGAGATCGGAGCTTTCGGCAGAGTCCCGGCAGAGGATCGTCAATAAGAT AATGGAGACGCTCAAAAAACACTTGCCCATCTCTGGCCCTGAGGGAGTTGCTGAGCTTAACAAAATTGCGGTAAGATTTGAAGAGAAGATCTATACTGCTGCTACAAGTCAG CCTGATTATCTGCGAAAAATATCTCTTAAGATGCTCACTATGGAATCAAAATCTACCACTGCAAATCCTTTGGCATCAAACTCAGCTGTGGGAAACCAAAATCCACAAGATCCAG CAGTTAACAGCATGCAGCAAGTACGGAACCAAGGCCAGCCATTACCCTTAGCTAGTCAATCTCAAGCACGACAGCAGATTTTGGCCCAGAATCTTCAAAATTCCGTTGCACCAGGCACTGTGCAAAGCACATCTAATTTGCCTCCTACTTTGTCTTCCATGTCAAGTATATCTCAGGCTGGCTTATCAAGTGTCGTGAGCCAGAGCTCTACTGTCCAGAGTATATCTGGCATTTCACAGAATGCTGTAAATAATTCTTTAGGACAAGTCAACCCCCATAATATGTTTTCAAATTCCCAAAGGCAACTGCAAGCAAGGCAGCTTTCACAGCAGGTCGCCCCtcaacagcaacaacaacagCCACAGGGTCAACAGCATCTTCTGTACCAGCAGCATCTGCAACAACAATTGATAAAACAGAAATTACAACAAGGAAATATGCAGCCTTCTCTCTTGCAACAGTCACAGATCCAACAACAGCAGTCACTATTGCAGCCGAACCAGTTGCAACCCTCTCAGCAGTCACATATGCAAACATCTCAGCAGCCTTCTTTGCAGCCAAGTCAATCAGCCATTCAGCAACAACAGACATCTCAGATGCAGGCAGTTCAACAGTCTAGCCTCCAACAGAGCCAACAATCATCTTTGCAACAGTCTGTTCCATCAGTCCTCCAGGCCCAGCAACATCAGCATTCTGTCCTtagacaacaacaacaacaacaccaacagcagcagcagcagcaacaacaacaacaacaacagttGCAACAATCTGTTGTGCAGCCGCAGCCATCTATGACTATCCAACAGCAGCCTCAAATCAGTCAGGCACCAATGATGTCATcacaacagcagcagcaactgATGAGTCACCAGACAAATTCATCTGGCATACAACAAAATCAGATATTGGGACAACAAAACATTGTTCCAGATatacagcagcagcagcaacagcagagGCTGTTGGCTCAGCAGAACCTCTCAAGCATGCATCAGCAACAACAGATGCTGGGTCCTCAGAGCAGCATCCCAAGCATGCATCAGCAGCCACAGCAATTGAGCCAGCAAAGCAGCCTATCAGGAATGCAGCAATCACAGTCATTACTTTCACAACAATCTAATGTTTCTAGCCTGCagcaacattcacattcaattcatcaacttcttcaGGCCAAATCCTCTATACAGCATCAACAACCTCAGCAGGCATCGTCCTTATTGATGCAACAGCAATCTCAGCAACCACACTCACAACCATCACCGCAGCAACTGATGCCACACATTCAGTCTCAAGCTGCACAACAGCAAATTGCGTTACAGCAGCAGGCAAGTTCTTTACAGAGGGAGCTGCAACAAAGAATTCAAACAGGTGGCTTGTTGCAGCCACAGAGTGCAGTTGAGCAGCAGAAGCCATCTTTTCAACCACAAAGAGGGATACCGGAAACTTCTTCAC CTTCAATAGAGTCTACGGCACAGTCAGCACATCCAGCTGCAGGTGATTGGCAAGAGGAGATATATCAGAAG TTGAAAAGCTTGAAGGATATGTACTATAATGAACTCAATGAGTTGTACCAAAAACTTACGATAAAATGTCAGCAG CAAGAGGCTCTTGTCCAAACGCAGGCACAATCAGACCAATTAGATAAGCTGCGAAACTACAGAAATGCACTAAAAAacagtttattttatttggtcatGCCAAAAAATAACATCCCATTGAATCTAAAAGATAGGATGGAGATGTTTGAGAAACAGCTCCTCCAATTTCTTAATCTTTTCAAGAACAGAAAGGTTCCCCCTCCACATCAGCACGGACAACAGCTTCAGCAACAATCTGGTGGTCAGTCGCTTTCTGTGCAGCAACAGCAACAACAGACACAAATATCTCAGATACAGCAGCATGAGAGTCATACCAATCAATTGCAACCTGTAAATGTACAGAACACAGCGACAACAATGCAAACAAGTGCTGTGAGTCCTGTGACAACCATACAACACGGAGCTGTGCCTCTGGGACAGCATGTTGGAGTTCCAACGTCTCACAACCTGAGGAATGTGATGCAGCCTGCATCTAATTTGGACTCAGCTCAGGCAAACAACTTAGGTTCTTTGCAGCAAGGTGCCATGAGTGCTCTTCCACATGGTGGTGTAGGCACCATGCAGCCAACTATGATAAGTGCGCCACAGCAGACTTCCACAACCTCCTTGCCCCAAAGTGGTCTAAATACCTTGCAGCAAAGCAGTGTTAATACTATTCAATCAAATGCTAGCATGCTACAGCACCAGCAACAGCTGAAGCAATTGCAACAGCGTCAGCTGCATCTTATTCAACAGCAGCATAAACAGCAGATGATACAGCAGCCACAATTGGCACCACAATACCAGCAACAGCAATTACCATTGCATCAAAAGCAACAACAAGCTGCACAGCTTCAGGCTCACCAAATGCCACAGCTTCATCAGTTGAGTGATATGAACGAGTTAAAGATGAAACCTGCTGTTGGCATTAAGCCTGGCCTGTTCCAGCCTCATAATTCAATTGGTCAACGGCCAGTACACCAGCAACTGAAGTCTGGATCTTCCTTTCCTGTTTCTTCTCCACAGTTAGCTACATCCCCTCAAATTTTGCAGCATTCTTCACCACAGATAGATCAGCAAAGTCTCCTTGGGGCAGCTGCACTTCCGAAAATTGGAACACCTCTGCAACCAGCAAATTCACCTTTCATTGTTCCTTCTCCCTCCACTCCTATTACTCCATCACCATTACCAGGAGACTCTGAAAAGCCTGGTGCTTCACCTCTTTCAAAGACTGGAAATATTGTGAGCCAACAGTCAACTGTTCCACTAGCTCAAGCACAATCTCTTGCTATTGGTACTCCTGGACTATCAGCATCACCTTTGCTTGCAGAATTTACTATTCCAGATGGGAATCAGGGCAATGCAGCAGCATTAGGTTCAAGCAGCAAGTCTAGCACAAGTGAAAGGCCATTTGATCGGTTAATTAAAGCA AACCATGGGTTTTAA